From the Clavibacter phaseoli genome, one window contains:
- a CDS encoding histidine phosphatase family protein — MATVILVRHGRTTANATGILAGRTPGVDLDDTGRDQADRAGDRLAAVPLAAVVSSPLQRCWETAQRILERQQGTPPQPVDPELTECDYGVWQGRPLSELATEDLWKTVQAHPSAVVFPGGESMAGMQARAVAAIRRHDAAIEAEHGPGAVWVAVSHGDIIKSILADAYGMHLDLFQRIDVGPASLSIVRYGPGRPTVHATNTDAGDLSWLATSAVAGDAPVGGGAGHSTP, encoded by the coding sequence ATGGCGACAGTGATCCTCGTGCGGCACGGACGCACCACAGCGAACGCGACCGGGATCCTGGCGGGGCGCACCCCCGGCGTCGACCTCGACGACACCGGACGCGACCAGGCCGACCGCGCCGGCGACCGGCTCGCCGCCGTCCCGCTCGCGGCCGTCGTCTCCAGCCCGCTGCAGCGCTGCTGGGAGACCGCGCAGCGGATCCTCGAGCGGCAGCAGGGCACGCCGCCCCAGCCCGTCGACCCCGAGCTCACCGAGTGCGACTACGGGGTCTGGCAGGGCCGGCCGCTCAGCGAGCTCGCCACCGAGGACCTCTGGAAGACCGTCCAGGCGCACCCGTCCGCGGTTGTCTTCCCCGGCGGCGAGTCCATGGCCGGGATGCAGGCGCGCGCCGTCGCCGCCATCCGCCGCCACGACGCCGCAATCGAGGCGGAGCACGGGCCCGGCGCCGTCTGGGTCGCGGTGAGCCACGGCGACATCATCAAGTCGATCCTCGCCGACGCCTACGGCATGCACCTCGACCTGTTCCAGCGCATCGACGTCGGCCCCGCGTCCCTCTCGATCGTCCGCTACGGCCCGGGCCGCCCCACCGTGCACGCGACGAACACCGACGCGGGCGACCTCTCGTGGCTGGCGACGAGCGCCGTGGCCGGCGATGCGCCGGTCGGCGGCGGCGCCGGGCACAGCACGCCGTGA
- a CDS encoding DUF4177 domain-containing protein, with amino-acid sequence MAAEAQAGWYDDGSGTMRWWDGTRWTETVQPPPPPGYGASAASAPVASAPAASIPAASIPAAAAPAAAASAASRTRGKTYVVVQTILKEKLWGTGSGNLTELEDAINAQAARGYRLHTISTAVSGSKGLGGGDRIQATMVFEALD; translated from the coding sequence ATGGCAGCTGAGGCGCAGGCCGGGTGGTACGACGACGGGTCGGGGACCATGCGCTGGTGGGACGGCACCCGCTGGACGGAGACCGTGCAGCCTCCGCCGCCCCCGGGGTACGGGGCCTCGGCCGCTTCCGCTCCCGTGGCCTCTGCTCCGGCCGCCTCGATCCCGGCCGCGTCCATCCCGGCCGCCGCCGCCCCAGCTGCGGCTGCGTCCGCGGCCTCGCGCACGCGCGGGAAGACCTACGTGGTGGTGCAGACCATCCTCAAGGAGAAGCTGTGGGGCACCGGATCCGGCAACCTCACGGAGCTGGAGGACGCGATCAACGCCCAGGCGGCACGCGGCTACCGCCTGCACACCATCTCGACGGCCGTGTCGGGCAGCAAGGGACTCGGCGGCGGCGACCGCATCCAGGCGACGATGGTGTTCGAGGCCCTCGACTGA
- a CDS encoding DNA recombination protein RmuC produces MDPVIALLVGLVIGLAVGAVVGLAVSRARSGVDAPGSAGEAARLAAAEATVQALREQLDRTERLAEEQVAQTTAQFAERAQTQDALHRERLDAQESHLREQIGQQEDRIAELQTRLREIQRAEVARTEEDGRVLTALSPVAESLKQVQAKVHELEEQRRQQHGELSEQLRSATEAEERLRATAETLASALRSNSTRGVWGETQLRSVVEAAGLIHRVDFDVQSSVSTAQGIGRPDMVVHLPGGKNIAVDAKAPFTAYLEASAIPASATGPEGARRDHLMRQHVQAVRDHITALGSRAYWEGLDASPEMVIAFIPSESLVSSALEADPSIMEFAFSRRVALSSPVTLWSVLKTVAFSWQQEVLTEDAKQLFDLSRELHARLATSGEHIAKLGRSLTGAVGDYNRVVGSLERQVLPTARRLTRLDESKVIGTLEPLEATTRQLTADEFTRPPAPVADTPAG; encoded by the coding sequence ATGGATCCCGTCATCGCCCTGCTCGTCGGCCTCGTCATCGGCCTGGCCGTGGGCGCGGTGGTCGGGCTCGCCGTGTCGCGCGCCCGCTCGGGCGTGGACGCACCGGGCAGCGCGGGCGAGGCCGCGCGGCTCGCCGCCGCCGAGGCCACGGTCCAGGCGCTGCGCGAGCAGCTGGATCGCACGGAGCGGCTCGCCGAGGAGCAGGTCGCGCAGACCACCGCGCAGTTCGCCGAGCGCGCCCAGACGCAGGATGCGCTGCACCGCGAGCGGCTCGACGCGCAGGAGTCCCACCTCCGCGAGCAGATCGGCCAGCAGGAGGACCGCATCGCGGAGCTGCAGACGAGGCTGCGCGAGATCCAGCGCGCCGAGGTCGCCCGCACGGAGGAGGACGGCCGCGTGCTCACCGCGCTCAGCCCCGTCGCCGAGAGCCTCAAGCAGGTGCAGGCGAAGGTGCACGAGCTGGAGGAGCAGCGCCGGCAGCAGCACGGCGAGCTGAGCGAGCAGCTGCGGAGCGCCACCGAGGCGGAGGAGCGGCTGCGCGCCACGGCCGAGACGCTCGCGTCAGCGCTCCGCTCCAACAGCACGCGCGGCGTGTGGGGCGAGACGCAGCTGCGCAGCGTCGTCGAGGCGGCGGGCCTCATCCACCGCGTCGACTTCGACGTGCAATCGTCCGTCTCCACGGCGCAGGGCATCGGCCGGCCCGACATGGTCGTGCACCTGCCCGGCGGCAAGAACATCGCGGTGGACGCGAAGGCGCCCTTCACCGCGTACCTCGAGGCGAGCGCCATCCCCGCTTCCGCGACCGGGCCCGAGGGTGCGCGGCGCGACCACCTCATGAGGCAGCACGTGCAGGCCGTGCGCGACCACATCACGGCGCTCGGCAGCCGCGCCTACTGGGAGGGGCTCGACGCGAGCCCGGAGATGGTCATCGCGTTCATCCCGAGCGAGTCGCTGGTGTCGTCGGCGCTGGAGGCGGATCCGAGCATCATGGAGTTCGCGTTCTCCCGCCGGGTCGCGCTCTCCTCGCCCGTCACGCTGTGGTCGGTGCTCAAGACCGTCGCGTTCAGCTGGCAGCAGGAGGTGCTCACGGAGGACGCGAAGCAGCTCTTCGACCTCAGCCGCGAGCTGCACGCGCGCCTCGCCACGAGCGGCGAGCACATCGCCAAGCTCGGCCGCTCGCTCACAGGAGCGGTGGGCGACTACAACCGGGTGGTCGGATCCCTGGAGCGCCAGGTCCTCCCCACCGCCCGCCGCCTCACCCGGCTCGACGAGTCCAAGGTCATCGGCACGCTCGAGCCGCTCGAGGCCACCACCCGGCAGCTCACCGCGGACGAGTTCACGCGCCCGCCCGCCCCGGTCGCGGACACCCCCGCTGGGTAG
- the ychF gene encoding redox-regulated ATPase YchF: MALTIAIVGLPNVGKSTLFNALTKNQVLAANYPFATIEPNVGVVNLPDPRLEVLAGLFGSERILPAPVSFVDIAGIVRGASEGEGLGNQFLANIREADAIAQVVRGFEDEDVVHVDGRVDAASDMETINTELILADLQTLERAEPRYEKELKTKRIEPVVLETAKAAREWLDSGKPLSASKIDLEPVRELGLLTAKPFIYVFNVDEQVLGDTTKLAELAALVAPAQAVFLDAKIESELIELDPEDAAEMLASTGQEESGLDQLARIGFETLGLQTYLTAGPKETRAWTIGRGWKAPQAAGVIHTDFEKGFIKAEVISYDDLVETGSIAEARAKGKARIEGKEYVMQDGDVVEFRFNN; this comes from the coding sequence GTGGCTCTCACTATCGCGATCGTCGGTCTCCCCAACGTCGGCAAGTCGACGCTCTTCAACGCCCTGACCAAGAACCAGGTGCTCGCCGCGAACTACCCGTTTGCGACGATCGAGCCGAACGTGGGCGTGGTGAACCTGCCGGACCCGCGCCTCGAGGTGCTCGCCGGCCTCTTCGGCTCCGAGCGGATCCTCCCCGCCCCCGTCTCCTTCGTCGACATCGCGGGCATCGTCCGCGGCGCGAGCGAGGGCGAGGGCCTCGGCAACCAGTTCCTCGCCAACATCCGCGAGGCCGACGCCATCGCGCAGGTCGTCCGCGGCTTCGAGGACGAGGACGTCGTGCACGTCGACGGCCGCGTCGACGCCGCGAGCGACATGGAGACCATCAACACCGAGCTGATCCTCGCCGACCTGCAGACCCTCGAGCGCGCCGAGCCGCGCTACGAGAAGGAGCTGAAGACGAAGCGCATCGAGCCCGTCGTGCTCGAGACCGCGAAGGCCGCGCGCGAGTGGCTCGACTCGGGCAAGCCGCTGTCGGCGTCGAAGATCGACCTCGAGCCCGTCCGCGAGCTGGGCCTGCTGACCGCCAAGCCCTTCATCTACGTGTTCAACGTCGACGAGCAGGTGCTCGGCGACACGACCAAGCTGGCCGAGCTGGCCGCCCTCGTGGCGCCCGCGCAGGCCGTGTTCCTCGACGCGAAGATCGAGTCGGAGCTCATCGAGCTCGACCCCGAGGATGCCGCCGAGATGCTCGCGAGCACCGGCCAGGAGGAGTCCGGCCTCGACCAGCTCGCCCGCATCGGCTTCGAGACCCTCGGCCTCCAGACTTACCTGACGGCGGGCCCCAAGGAGACGCGGGCCTGGACCATCGGCCGTGGCTGGAAGGCCCCGCAGGCGGCCGGCGTGATCCACACCGACTTCGAGAAGGGATTCATCAAGGCCGAGGTCATCTCCTACGACGACCTGGTCGAGACCGGCAGCATCGCCGAGGCGCGCGCCAAGGGCAAGGCCCGCATCGAGGGCAAGGAGTACGTCATGCAGGACGGCGACGTGGTGGAGTTCCGGTTCAACAACTGA
- a CDS encoding universal stress protein, with protein sequence MHVIVTTDGSQASLVGARQFQRIADGREITEVTVLAVVSPYAAAPFANELGPHHPHAQTELSYRKDAAIAVDVVAAVFDGWGPTIHRDVRSGSPATEIIRAAEELHADLISMAAGSRGLTATILLGSTASRVQHSAPCPVLICRPVRGRA encoded by the coding sequence GTGCACGTCATCGTCACCACCGACGGATCCCAGGCGTCGCTCGTCGGCGCCCGCCAGTTCCAGCGGATCGCCGACGGCCGCGAGATCACGGAGGTCACGGTGCTCGCGGTCGTGAGCCCCTACGCGGCGGCCCCCTTCGCGAACGAGCTCGGCCCGCATCACCCGCACGCGCAGACGGAGCTGAGCTACCGGAAGGACGCGGCGATCGCGGTCGACGTGGTCGCGGCGGTCTTCGACGGCTGGGGCCCGACGATCCACCGCGACGTGCGCAGCGGCTCCCCGGCCACCGAGATCATCCGCGCCGCCGAGGAGCTCCACGCCGACCTGATCTCCATGGCCGCCGGCAGCCGGGGCCTCACCGCGACGATCCTGCTGGGCAGCACCGCCAGTCGTGTGCAGCACTCGGCGCCGTGCCCGGTGCTGATCTGCCGGCCGGTGCGCGGGCGGGCGTAG
- a CDS encoding SCO1664 family protein, protein MSATDPLDGELIVTGRIRTASNATFLGTIGDVTVVYKPIRGENPLWDFPDAVLAHREVAAYLVSEALGWGIVPRTWLRDGPAGEGMVQLWQEEDPDQDAVDLVPAAEIPEAGYRTVLGGEDEEGNTVALIHEDTPALRRMAVFDVIVNNADRKGFHVLATPDGHRFGVDHGLTFHEDHKLRTVLWGWVGDPLTAEELEGVDRVLAGLDGELGRELAGLLTAEEVAALAERCTRLHLEARFPAPAGQQSAVPWPLF, encoded by the coding sequence ATGTCGGCGACGGACCCGCTGGACGGCGAGCTGATCGTCACCGGCCGCATCCGCACCGCGTCCAACGCGACCTTCCTCGGGACGATCGGCGACGTGACCGTCGTCTACAAGCCGATCCGCGGTGAGAACCCGCTCTGGGACTTCCCCGACGCGGTTCTCGCGCACCGCGAGGTCGCTGCCTACCTCGTCTCCGAGGCGCTCGGCTGGGGCATCGTGCCGCGCACGTGGCTCCGCGACGGGCCCGCGGGCGAGGGCATGGTGCAGCTCTGGCAGGAGGAGGATCCGGACCAGGACGCCGTCGACCTGGTCCCCGCTGCCGAGATCCCCGAGGCCGGCTACCGCACGGTCCTGGGCGGCGAGGACGAGGAGGGCAACACGGTCGCCCTCATCCACGAGGACACGCCGGCGCTGCGCCGCATGGCGGTCTTCGACGTCATCGTCAACAACGCCGACCGCAAGGGCTTCCACGTGCTCGCCACGCCGGACGGCCACCGCTTCGGCGTCGACCACGGCCTCACCTTCCACGAGGACCACAAGCTCCGCACGGTGCTGTGGGGGTGGGTCGGGGATCCGCTCACGGCGGAGGAGCTCGAGGGCGTGGATCGGGTGCTCGCGGGGCTGGATGGGGAGCTGGGGCGGGAGTTGGCGGGGCTGCTCACCGCGGAGGAGGTCGCGGCGCTGGCGGAGCGGTGCACGCGCCTGCACCTGGAGGCACGGTTCCCGGCGCCGGCCGGTCAGCAGTCCGCGGTGCCTTGGCCGCTCTTTTGA
- a CDS encoding 3'-5' exonuclease, whose product MPLDFTAIDFETANNSSASACSVGLVKVRDGVVVETASWLIRPPAGHDTFSVWNTRIHGIVEDDVIDADGWADQLPRLMAFAGDDHLVAHNARFDMGVIQGACKATALIPPPYSYLCSLQVARRTYALDSYRLPVAARAAGFEDFSHHEALADARACAAIVVHAASRHGAASIAGLAEAAGVGLGRIGAPRTQTVTQASAAATPPIDWA is encoded by the coding sequence ATGCCGTTGGACTTCACCGCGATCGACTTCGAGACCGCCAACAACTCGTCGGCGAGCGCGTGCTCGGTGGGTCTCGTGAAGGTCCGGGACGGCGTCGTGGTCGAGACCGCGTCCTGGCTCATCCGGCCGCCCGCGGGGCACGACACCTTCTCGGTCTGGAACACGCGGATCCACGGCATCGTCGAAGACGACGTCATCGACGCCGACGGCTGGGCCGACCAGCTGCCGCGCCTGATGGCCTTCGCGGGCGACGACCACCTCGTGGCCCACAACGCGCGCTTCGACATGGGCGTGATCCAGGGCGCGTGCAAGGCCACCGCGCTCATCCCGCCGCCGTACTCCTACCTCTGCAGCCTCCAGGTCGCGCGCCGCACCTACGCGCTCGACTCGTACCGGCTGCCGGTCGCCGCGCGGGCCGCGGGCTTCGAGGACTTCTCGCACCACGAGGCGCTGGCGGACGCCCGCGCGTGCGCCGCCATCGTCGTGCACGCGGCCTCCCGGCACGGCGCCGCGTCGATCGCGGGGCTGGCGGAGGCGGCCGGCGTCGGCCTCGGCCGCATCGGCGCGCCGCGTACGCAGACCGTCACGCAGGCCTCCGCGGCCGCGACGCCGCCCATCGACTGGGCCTGA
- a CDS encoding amino acid permease gives MASAPQLRKSLTQRQLTMIAIGGVIGAGLFVGSGVVINGAGPGAFLTYAISGVLIILVMRMLGEMATANPSTGSFADYARHALGGWAGFSMGWLYWYFWVIVVGFEAVAGAKALTYWFDAPLWLLSLGLMALMTATNLISVGAFGEFEYWFAGIKVAAIILFLGLGSLYVLGIWPGRSLDFSNLVANGGFFPNGVGAIFSSVVVVIFSMVGAEIATIAAAESKDPAKAIRKSTNSVILRISLFFVGSLFLLAVILPWDSTELGASPFVSAFDRMGIPFAGDVMNAVVLTAVLSCLNSGLYTASRMLFVLAARKEAPARLVEVTERGVPRAAILLSSVVGFLCVIAAAVSPDTVFLFLLNSSGAIILFVYLLIAISEIVLRRRSGSAGLPVKMWLFPGLSIVTVVGILAVLAQMALDPEIRPQLVLSLVAWAVVLALYVVTKARGGSVDPAETADAEEASAPAMPVPDTR, from the coding sequence ATGGCATCCGCACCCCAGCTGCGCAAGAGCCTCACGCAGAGGCAGCTCACCATGATCGCGATCGGCGGCGTCATCGGCGCCGGACTGTTCGTGGGGTCCGGGGTGGTGATCAACGGCGCGGGTCCCGGCGCGTTCCTCACGTACGCGATCTCCGGCGTGCTGATCATCCTGGTGATGCGCATGCTCGGCGAGATGGCGACCGCGAACCCCAGCACCGGGTCGTTCGCCGACTACGCCCGGCACGCCCTCGGCGGCTGGGCCGGCTTCTCGATGGGCTGGCTGTACTGGTACTTCTGGGTCATCGTCGTGGGCTTCGAGGCGGTCGCCGGCGCGAAGGCGCTCACCTACTGGTTCGACGCGCCGCTCTGGCTCCTCTCCCTCGGCCTCATGGCGCTGATGACCGCCACCAACCTCATCTCCGTCGGCGCGTTCGGCGAGTTCGAGTACTGGTTCGCGGGGATCAAGGTCGCCGCGATCATCCTGTTCCTCGGCCTCGGCAGCCTCTACGTGCTGGGCATCTGGCCAGGCCGCTCGCTCGACTTCTCCAACCTCGTCGCCAACGGCGGCTTCTTCCCCAACGGCGTCGGGGCGATCTTCTCCTCGGTCGTCGTCGTGATCTTCTCCATGGTCGGCGCGGAGATCGCCACCATCGCGGCCGCCGAGTCCAAGGACCCCGCGAAGGCCATCCGGAAGTCGACCAACTCCGTGATCCTCCGCATCTCCCTCTTCTTCGTCGGCTCGCTCTTCCTCCTCGCCGTGATCCTCCCCTGGGACTCCACGGAGCTCGGCGCCTCCCCGTTCGTGAGCGCGTTCGACCGCATGGGGATCCCGTTCGCGGGCGACGTGATGAACGCGGTCGTCCTCACCGCCGTGCTCTCGTGCCTCAACTCCGGCCTCTACACGGCGAGCCGCATGCTGTTCGTGCTCGCGGCGCGGAAGGAGGCACCGGCGAGGCTGGTGGAGGTGACCGAGCGCGGAGTCCCGCGCGCGGCGATCCTGCTCTCGTCCGTCGTCGGCTTCCTCTGCGTCATCGCGGCGGCCGTCTCCCCCGACACCGTCTTCCTGTTCCTGCTCAACTCCTCGGGCGCGATCATCCTGTTCGTCTACCTGCTGATCGCGATCTCGGAGATCGTCCTCCGCCGCCGCAGCGGATCCGCCGGGCTCCCGGTGAAGATGTGGCTGTTCCCGGGCCTCTCGATCGTCACGGTCGTCGGGATCCTCGCCGTGCTCGCGCAGATGGCGCTGGATCCCGAGATCCGCCCGCAGCTCGTGCTGAGCCTGGTCGCATGGGCGGTCGTGCTGGCGCTCTACGTGGTGACGAAGGCGCGGGGCGGGTCCGTGGATCCGGCGGAGACCGCCGATGCGGAGGAGGCCAGCGCGCCCGCCATGCCGGTGCCCGACACCCGGTGA
- a CDS encoding DUF3090 domain-containing protein: MPTRALEFDWPDRAVVGTIGLPGARTFYFQVRSGPQLVTIALEKQQSALLAEKIDEILDQLVTVEGNPFSIPASTPPELVDNDPLEEVDERWRTGAMGLGWDPTTAQVVIEAYPLAEDDDSDDFDLPSVDDDVDDTEMLVVRMPVGAARAFAKRTHEVVGAGRPICAICGYPIDPDGHEHTFPDE; this comes from the coding sequence ATGCCCACACGAGCCCTCGAATTCGACTGGCCCGACCGGGCCGTGGTCGGCACCATCGGCCTCCCGGGCGCGCGCACGTTCTACTTCCAGGTGCGCTCCGGACCGCAGCTGGTGACCATCGCCCTCGAGAAGCAGCAGTCCGCTCTGCTCGCCGAGAAGATCGACGAGATCCTCGACCAGCTCGTCACCGTCGAGGGCAACCCCTTCAGCATCCCCGCGAGCACGCCCCCGGAGCTCGTCGACAACGACCCGCTCGAGGAGGTCGACGAGCGCTGGCGCACCGGCGCCATGGGCCTCGGCTGGGATCCGACGACGGCCCAGGTCGTCATCGAGGCGTACCCGCTCGCGGAGGACGACGACAGCGATGACTTCGACCTCCCGAGCGTCGACGACGACGTGGACGACACCGAGATGCTCGTGGTGCGCATGCCCGTCGGCGCCGCCCGCGCGTTCGCCAAGCGCACCCACGAGGTCGTGGGCGCCGGCCGCCCGATCTGCGCGATCTGCGGCTACCCCATCGACCCCGACGGGCACGAGCACACCTTCCCCGACGAATGA